In Strigops habroptila isolate Jane chromosome 6, bStrHab1.2.pri, whole genome shotgun sequence, a single genomic region encodes these proteins:
- the GJA1 gene encoding gap junction alpha-1 protein, whose translation MGDWSALGKLLDKVQAYSTAGGKVWLSVLFIFRILLLGTAVESAWGDEQSAFRCNTQQPGCENVCYDKSFPISHVRFWVLQIIFVSVPTLLYLAHVFYVMRKEEKLNKREEELKVVQNDGVNVDMHLKQIEIKKFKYGIEEHGKVKMRGGLLRTYIISILFKSVFEVAFLLIQWYIYGFSLNAIYTCERDPCPHRVDCFLSRPTEKTIFILFMLVVSLVSLALNIIELFYVFFKGVKDRVKGKNDPYSHSGAISPSKDCGSPKYAYYNGCSSPTAPLSPMSPPGYKLVTGDRNNSSCRNYNKQASEQNWANYSAEQNRMGQAGSTISNSHAQPFDFSDEHQNTKKLASGHELQPLTIVDQRPPSRASSRASSRPRPDDLEI comes from the coding sequence ATGGGTGATTGGAGTGCCTTGGGAAAACTTCTTGACAAAGTTCAAGCCTATTCTACTGCAGGAGGGAAAGTGTGGCTGTCTGTCCTCTTTATTTTCCGAATCTTGCTCTTGGGGACAGCAGTCGAATCTGCTTGGGGAGATGAACAGTCTGCTTTCCGGTGTAACACTCAACAGCCTGGTTGTGAGAATGTCTGCTATGACAAGTCCTTCCCCATATCCCATGTACGCTTCTGGGTTCTGCAGATCATATTTGTGTCTGTACCTACTCTTTTGTACCTGGCACATGTGTTCTATGtaatgaggaaagaagagaagctgaacaaaagagaagaagagcTCAAGGTGGTCCAAAATGATGGTGTGAATGTGGATATGCACCTCAAGCAAatagaaattaagaaattcaAGTATGGGATTGAAGAGCATGGCAAAGTGAAGATGCGTGGGGGACTGCTCCGTACTTACATCATCAGCATCCTGTTTAAATCTGTCTTCGAGGTGGCTTTCTTGCTGATACAATGGTACATTTATGGGTTTAGCCTGAATGCCATCTATACCTGTGAGCGAGATCCATGCCCGCACAGAGTGGACTGTTTCCTCTCCCGTCCAACTGAGAAAACCATCTTCATCCTCTTCATGCTGGTTGTGTCCTTGGTGTCTCTTGCCCTGAACATCATTGAGCTTTTCTACGTGTTTTTCAAGGGTGTCAAGGATCGTGTGAAAGGGAAGAACGACCCCTACTCCCACAGCGGTGCCATAAGCCCTTCCAAGGACTGTGGCTCCCCCAAATATGCTTACTACAATGGCTGCTCCTCACCGACCGCCCCCTTGTCTCCCATGTCTCCCCCAGGGTACAAGCTTGTGACCGGAGACAGGAACAATTCCTCCTGTCGTAACTACAATAAGCAAGCCAGCGAGCAAAACTGGGCCAACTACAGTGCGGAGCAGAACAGAATGGGGCAGGCTGGCAGCACCATCTCCAACTCGCATGCCCAGCCCTTCGACTTCTCTGATGAGCACCAGAACACTAAAAAACTCGCGTCAGGACACGAGCTGCAACCCCTCACCATTGTGGACCAGAGGCCTCCCAGTAGAGCCAGCAGCCGAGCCAGCAGCAGGCCTCGACCTGACGACCTGGAGATCTAA